The proteins below come from a single Alnus glutinosa chromosome 9, dhAlnGlut1.1, whole genome shotgun sequence genomic window:
- the LOC133878215 gene encoding uncharacterized protein LOC133878215, with translation MARYYNDRYYSYLDYLSFPIHLCFFVLILLFIMGFTWYINYESMFEDLITQIKLFCMIVPLLLLILVHCLSGGVPFLIPLPEKDSLHRAGGSPWGVAALLVFLLFMISYQSSFHERWFPLLSR, from the coding sequence ATGGCAAGGTACTACAACGACCGATATTATTCTTACTTAGACTACCTCTCTTTCCCTATCCACCTCTGCTTCTTCGTTCTCATACTCTTGTTCATCATGGGATTCACATGGTACATAAACTACGAGTCCATGTTCGAGGATTTGATCACTCAGATTAAGCTCTTCTGCATGATTGTCCCCTTGCTTCTACTGATACTGGTCCACTGCCTATCGGGCGGTGTTCCATTTCTGATACCGTTGCCGGAGAAGGATTCGCTTCATCGGGCCGGAGGATCTCCTTGGGGCGTGGCAGCCTTGCTTGTGTTCCTCTTGTTCATGATCTCCTACCAATCTTCTTTTCATGAACGATGGTTTCCCTTACTAAGTAGATGA